From the genome of Scytonema hofmannii PCC 7110, one region includes:
- a CDS encoding 3-oxoacyl-ACP synthase III family protein — translation MKLDPVGICAIAVNFPSIVRTNDYYRENYPELIAEAEKKTLSRVFSMTDSTFSNEFEREMTPYLSDPFRGTVERRVLGADETSLTLSYKAARDALSAAKLSPKEIDLMLVATIFPEHIVPGNAAFLADKLGLQGAAWNIDSTCSNAIVALQSACALVRAGEYRNVLVVICTNYSYFTDENDTLSFLSGDGAGAFVVSSLKPNQGVLGTKIINTASTCGTFFNELTTDAQGKPRMFIRAGKGAGKVLGDTAVQLLQQCCFGALDAAGVTIDEINFFAFNTPTAWYAKLCTHALGVDFQRTIDLHDRYANIGPMFPLANLYHAAESGKIRENDLVLVYTIGSVSNAGASVMRWGDVALGPFTPGDR, via the coding sequence ATGAAATTAGATCCGGTGGGTATTTGTGCGATCGCTGTTAATTTTCCTAGTATAGTTCGCACGAATGATTACTACAGAGAGAATTACCCGGAATTGATTGCTGAGGCTGAGAAAAAAACTTTGTCTAGAGTGTTTTCAATGACTGATTCTACTTTTAGTAATGAGTTTGAGCGCGAGATGACACCTTATTTGTCCGATCCTTTTCGCGGTACTGTTGAGAGACGAGTGCTTGGTGCTGATGAAACGTCGCTGACTCTATCTTATAAGGCGGCTCGGGATGCTCTCAGTGCAGCAAAGCTATCTCCTAAAGAGATTGATTTAATGCTGGTTGCTACAATCTTTCCCGAGCACATTGTACCGGGTAATGCTGCTTTTCTTGCCGATAAACTGGGATTACAGGGTGCTGCTTGGAATATTGATTCTACTTGCTCAAATGCTATAGTTGCACTTCAGAGTGCTTGTGCGTTAGTACGGGCGGGAGAGTATCGCAATGTATTAGTTGTTATCTGTACGAACTACTCATATTTTACTGATGAAAATGATACCCTCTCGTTTTTATCAGGTGATGGAGCAGGAGCGTTTGTTGTTAGTTCACTCAAGCCTAACCAGGGAGTTCTTGGTACAAAGATTATTAACACTGCTTCGACTTGTGGGACTTTCTTTAATGAATTGACAACAGATGCTCAAGGAAAACCACGGATGTTTATTCGAGCAGGTAAAGGTGCAGGAAAAGTGTTGGGTGATACGGCTGTTCAACTTCTCCAGCAATGTTGTTTCGGAGCTTTAGACGCTGCTGGCGTGACCATTGATGAGATTAACTTTTTTGCATTCAACACACCGACTGCTTGGTATGCAAAACTCTGCACCCACGCACTTGGGGTGGATTTCCAACGCACAATTGACCTTCACGATCGCTATGCCAATATTGGGCCAATGTTTCCTCTTGCAAATCTCTACCATGCAGCAGAATCAGGCAAGATTCGAGAAAACGATTTAGTTTTAGTTTACACCATTGGTTCAGTCTCTAATGCTGGTGCTAGTGTCATGCGCTGGGGTGATGTTGCTTTGGGACCGTTTACACCAGGTGACAGATAG
- a CDS encoding Coq4 family protein — MKMTEEMAKVLPNSSSLLNNSTFVQAFLAIAADPNDPELAWYFKLEEVMRHLDEVQASDHIEQLRLDPDMAEMISQRYFGPQLKLEDLKKDCAPGTLGNAYYYHMTNNGIPAYDYTAFESPDDVSYVKLRKMQTHDIWHVLTGYNTNALGELALQGFCHGQGPTVYQTLLMTALVLHFATVQTTQLGLALEALFEGWQRGRAAHPLWAVRWEEMWDRPLADIQAEYNILPGHVLVSDRLSTDTTFNLRV; from the coding sequence ATGAAGATGACTGAAGAAATGGCAAAAGTGCTACCTAATTCAAGCTCTCTGCTCAACAATTCTACTTTTGTTCAAGCTTTTTTAGCTATAGCGGCAGATCCGAACGATCCCGAACTGGCATGGTACTTTAAGCTAGAAGAGGTCATGAGGCATCTTGACGAAGTACAAGCTTCTGACCACATTGAGCAGTTGCGACTTGACCCAGACATGGCAGAGATGATTTCACAACGTTATTTCGGACCTCAACTTAAATTAGAAGACCTTAAAAAAGATTGCGCTCCAGGGACTTTGGGTAATGCTTACTACTATCATATGACCAACAACGGTATTCCCGCCTATGACTATACTGCTTTTGAGTCGCCTGATGACGTGAGCTATGTAAAGCTACGTAAAATGCAAACCCATGACATCTGGCACGTGCTGACTGGTTATAATACCAATGCTTTAGGAGAATTAGCGCTTCAAGGTTTTTGTCACGGTCAAGGACCAACGGTCTACCAAACATTATTAATGACAGCGCTGGTTCTACATTTTGCTACTGTTCAAACAACACAGTTGGGTCTAGCTTTGGAAGCACTTTTTGAAGGCTGGCAACGCGGACGTGCGGCTCATCCTCTTTGGGCTGTTCGTTGGGAAGAGATGTGGGATCGTCCGCTAGCAGATATTCAAGCAGAGTATAATATACTACCTGGTCACGTGTTAGTTAGCGATCGCTTATCCACTGATACAACTTTCAACCTTAGAGTATAA
- the tyrA gene encoding bifunctional chorismate mutase/prephenate dehydrogenase: protein MKSQRVTVIGGGGKMGRFFTQWLTALGHHISILEQNDWERAEHLLADADLVLICVPIECSLEVIRKVTQYLSPTTALADITSIKAPAVRAMLKHHTGPVMGLHPMFGPSIQSLVSQIVVVCPGRGDESFQWLLNLIEGEGGKVMFSTPEEHDQMMVVIQAIRHFATLSFGIFLSEEKIDIRRSLDFSSPVYRQQIDIVNRLLTQSASLVVDIMLATQERREAIVRLANTYSRLAQLVMQGDREALLLELKAVNSFFAEEIACNFRESTCFINNLIPLKESLIKNRRVAENTEGIFHEYSL, encoded by the coding sequence ATGAAATCGCAACGAGTGACTGTCATTGGTGGAGGTGGTAAAATGGGTCGTTTCTTCACGCAGTGGCTAACCGCATTAGGACACCATATTAGTATTCTGGAACAGAATGACTGGGAACGCGCTGAGCATTTACTAGCTGATGCAGATTTAGTCTTAATTTGTGTTCCCATTGAATGCTCGCTAGAGGTTATTCGTAAAGTGACTCAGTACCTTTCTCCAACTACCGCCTTAGCAGACATCACAAGTATTAAAGCTCCTGCAGTTAGAGCTATGTTGAAACACCACACCGGACCTGTTATGGGTTTACATCCAATGTTTGGTCCAAGTATTCAATCTTTGGTGTCTCAAATAGTGGTAGTTTGTCCGGGTCGTGGAGATGAATCTTTCCAATGGTTGTTGAATCTTATTGAAGGTGAAGGTGGCAAAGTGATGTTTTCTACACCTGAAGAACACGACCAAATGATGGTTGTTATTCAAGCGATTCGGCACTTTGCAACTCTCAGTTTTGGTATTTTCTTATCAGAAGAAAAGATCGATATCCGCCGGAGTTTGGATTTTTCTAGCCCTGTCTACCGTCAACAAATTGATATAGTCAATCGATTACTCACACAATCTGCATCTTTAGTAGTAGATATTATGCTAGCTACGCAAGAACGTCGTGAAGCGATCGTTAGACTAGCAAACACTTACAGCAGATTGGCTCAATTGGTGATGCAAGGCGATCGCGAAGCTCTCCTTCTTGAGTTGAAAGCAGTGAATAGCTTTTTTGCTGAAGAGATTGCTTGTAACTTCAGAGAAAGTACTTGTTTTATTAACAATCTTATCCCGTTGAAGGAATCTTTAATTAAGAACCGCAGAGTCGCAGAGAACACAGAGGGTATATTTCATGAATACAGTTTATAA
- a CDS encoding efflux RND transporter periplasmic adaptor subunit — protein MNTVYKRSRARSQWVLSVTTILILIGTVSLGAIGWSRRQTTSKPNLTHLTVSVQTKALTIRVEASGRVQPIKTVNIGSEVSGRLVARYVDRGDRVKAGQILARMRTAEKEATLAQSKGQLAEAEAEYNKVRNGNRKEEISRAKAQVASAQAQLNFSTKKLERYRWLAREGAISQMNLDEFIKEEQSARASLQEALQRLQELTSGSRPEDIQQAAAKVTAARAKIKEIQAQLDASVIRAPFDGIVTQIYADVGAIVTPNAISSTTTSATSSSILELASGLEVLVDVPEANISQIKVGQKVKLIADSYPNRTFEGRLLKIAPKAEVEDNVTTFQVRVQLVTGQSYLRSGMNVDAIFISQSTPNALMVPTVAITTRDNHMGVLVADRQGETRFQPIKVGVTQDGQTQIIKGLKQGERVFVDFPEGKTPQTSVN, from the coding sequence ATGAATACAGTTTATAAACGCTCTCGCGCTCGATCGCAATGGGTATTGTCAGTCACAACGATTCTGATTTTAATAGGTACGGTCAGTTTGGGTGCGATCGGTTGGTCTCGGCGACAGACTACCTCCAAACCGAATCTAACTCACTTAACAGTATCAGTCCAAACTAAAGCACTAACTATTCGAGTCGAAGCAAGCGGAAGGGTACAGCCCATCAAAACTGTTAATATCGGCTCAGAGGTTTCTGGAAGATTGGTAGCTCGTTATGTAGATCGAGGCGATCGGGTAAAAGCCGGTCAGATTTTAGCCCGTATGCGAACTGCTGAAAAAGAAGCAACACTAGCTCAGTCAAAAGGTCAATTGGCTGAAGCTGAAGCGGAGTATAATAAAGTTCGTAACGGTAACCGCAAGGAAGAAATTAGCCGAGCTAAAGCTCAAGTAGCATCAGCCCAAGCACAACTTAACTTCAGTACAAAGAAGCTAGAGCGGTATCGTTGGTTAGCACGAGAGGGCGCGATCTCCCAAATGAACTTGGATGAATTTATCAAAGAAGAGCAGAGTGCTCGTGCTAGTTTGCAAGAAGCTCTACAACGATTACAAGAACTCACTAGTGGCTCCCGTCCAGAAGACATTCAACAAGCAGCCGCGAAAGTGACAGCAGCTCGTGCCAAGATTAAGGAGATTCAAGCTCAATTAGATGCATCTGTGATTCGAGCGCCTTTTGATGGTATCGTGACTCAAATATACGCTGATGTTGGAGCAATTGTGACCCCTAACGCGATCTCCTCAACAACCACCTCAGCAACGTCAAGCTCGATTTTAGAACTTGCTTCAGGTTTAGAGGTTTTAGTAGATGTACCAGAAGCGAATATCTCTCAGATTAAAGTTGGACAAAAAGTCAAACTTATCGCCGATTCTTATCCAAACCGCACCTTTGAAGGTCGATTGCTCAAAATTGCTCCAAAAGCAGAAGTGGAAGATAACGTAACCACATTTCAGGTACGCGTACAACTTGTGACCGGACAATCATACTTGCGTTCTGGGATGAATGTTGATGCCATTTTCATCAGCCAATCTACACCGAATGCTCTGATGGTACCAACAGTAGCAATTACGACTCGCGACAACCACATGGGCGTGTTAGTAGCCGATCGACAAGGGGAAACAAGATTCCAACCTATCAAAGTCGGTGTCACTCAGGATGGTCAAACACAAATCATCAAAGGGTTAAAACAAGGAGAGCGAGTTTTTGTTGACTTCCCAGAGGGTAAAACTCCTCAAACTTCAGTTAACTAA
- a CDS encoding ABC transporter permease: MDFAENLNMAVRTLSANKLRSSLTMLGMIIGNASVIAIISVGQGAQQFVSQQFESLGSNMLFVIPGVAQDGPLSSAASSKSLVLADAIAIAREVPAVAGVAPETTENFRVTWTDRDTQVNVTGTTPQYPNVRNANVSIGRFFSDLELDQNHRVAVLGGETARSLFGTLDPLGKKIRIRNLSFRTIGVMAKKGAAMGANQDEVVFIPISVMVNQLTGQENSRTSPTVQSIAVSARNSKSMSAAQYQITNLLRLRHNIKGENDFTVRSQQDLLKTVNSITGMLVILLAATAGISLLVGGIGIMNIMLVSVTERTHEIGLRKAIGATSTDVLIQFAVEAVILSLVGGSFGILLGLVGTVILATLTPLEAVISPIAIILAVGVSGVIGLGFGVVPARNAARLEPIVALRS, encoded by the coding sequence ATAGACTTTGCAGAAAACCTGAATATGGCAGTGCGAACGTTAAGCGCTAACAAATTGCGTAGCAGCCTAACGATGCTAGGAATGATTATTGGTAACGCGTCAGTCATTGCCATCATTTCAGTAGGACAAGGAGCACAGCAATTTGTCAGTCAACAGTTTGAATCCCTGGGAAGTAATATGCTGTTTGTGATTCCAGGTGTTGCTCAAGATGGTCCCTTATCATCAGCCGCGTCTTCCAAAAGTTTAGTTCTAGCAGATGCTATTGCGATCGCTCGCGAAGTTCCGGCGGTGGCTGGTGTCGCTCCAGAAACAACCGAGAACTTTCGAGTCACTTGGACAGATCGGGACACTCAAGTGAATGTCACTGGGACAACTCCCCAGTACCCTAATGTCCGAAATGCTAACGTTTCCATAGGTCGCTTTTTCAGCGATTTAGAGTTAGACCAAAATCATCGAGTGGCTGTCCTCGGTGGCGAAACTGCTCGTTCGCTATTTGGTACCTTAGATCCTCTTGGCAAAAAAATTCGCATTCGCAACCTGAGCTTTCGCACGATTGGTGTGATGGCAAAAAAGGGAGCTGCAATGGGAGCCAATCAGGATGAAGTGGTTTTTATACCAATTTCAGTTATGGTAAACCAACTGACAGGGCAAGAAAATTCTCGCACAAGTCCAACTGTACAATCTATCGCTGTCTCAGCTCGAAATTCAAAAAGCATGAGTGCTGCTCAGTATCAAATTACCAATTTGTTACGCTTGCGCCATAACATTAAAGGCGAAAATGACTTTACAGTACGCAGTCAGCAAGATTTGTTAAAGACTGTTAATAGTATTACAGGGATGTTGGTGATTCTCCTTGCAGCAACAGCAGGAATTTCCCTGTTAGTCGGAGGTATAGGCATTATGAACATTATGTTGGTGTCTGTCACCGAGCGAACCCATGAGATTGGCTTGCGTAAAGCTATCGGAGCAACCAGTACTGATGTTCTGATTCAGTTCGCGGTTGAAGCTGTCATTCTCTCTTTGGTTGGCGGGAGTTTCGGAATTTTATTAGGATTGGTTGGCACAGTCATTTTAGCGACCTTAACTCCTTTAGAAGCGGTCATTAGTCCCATCGCCATCATTCTAGCAGTTGGTGTATCTGGAGTCATTGGTTTGGGATTTGGTGTAGTTCCTGCTCGCAATGCTGCTCGTCTTGAGCCGATTGTAGCGTTAAGGAGTTAA
- a CDS encoding ABC transporter ATP-binding protein: MSAFELSTTTEIIRLEHIEKRYGDGELEVLVLQNVNLTIYKGEYCAIMGPSGSGKSTTMHIIGCLDRPSRGYYYLAGEAISQINDDELAYIRNRKIGFVFQQFHLLPQLSALENVMLPMTYAGISRNERRERSAFALSRVGLEQRMHNRPNQLSGGQQQRVAIARAIVNQPILLLADEPTGALDSRTSREILEIFQNLNDEGMTIVMVTHDPSIARLCQRIIWFQDGKITDANRTLTEFEEWRSPHYL; this comes from the coding sequence ATGTCAGCGTTTGAGTTATCAACAACGACTGAAATCATCCGTTTGGAGCACATCGAAAAACGTTATGGTGATGGCGAATTAGAAGTCTTGGTTCTTCAAAACGTTAATCTGACTATTTATAAAGGAGAGTATTGTGCCATCATGGGTCCCTCAGGTTCGGGTAAATCCACCACTATGCATATCATTGGGTGTTTGGATCGACCGAGTCGTGGATACTATTATCTGGCAGGAGAGGCAATATCTCAAATTAATGACGATGAGTTAGCTTATATTCGGAACCGCAAAATCGGTTTTGTTTTCCAGCAGTTTCACTTATTACCTCAATTAAGCGCTCTGGAAAATGTAATGCTACCGATGACTTATGCTGGTATTTCTCGTAATGAGCGCCGAGAGAGATCTGCATTTGCTTTAAGCCGTGTTGGGCTAGAGCAACGAATGCACAATCGTCCCAATCAACTTTCTGGAGGTCAGCAGCAAAGGGTTGCGATCGCCCGCGCTATTGTCAACCAACCTATTTTGCTCCTAGCAGATGAACCCACTGGGGCGCTAGATTCCCGCACTAGCCGAGAAATTTTAGAAATTTTCCAGAATTTAAACGATGAAGGGATGACCATTGTGATGGTTACTCATGACCCTAGCATCGCCCGATTGTGTCAACGCATTATTTGGTTTCAAGATGGCAAAATTACTGATGCCAATCGGACTTTAACAGAGTTTGAAGAATGGCGATCGCCCCACTATCTTTGA
- a CDS encoding cytochrome P450, whose product MNLPSGPKTSQWLQQVQWVTDPIGYMETAQKCYGDIFTTSVIIPKPVVLISNPQALKQVLNDTKYFTAPGELSEAILPLFGNSSVLILNGEKHMRQRRLLMPPFHGARMQAYGQLICNIAEQAMKQQVTGKTFSIRSVMQDISLQVIIEAVFGLHDKERGERFRQVILSLFSDFRAPLAAIALVFPSMQQDLGWWSPWRQFRRVRQKIDELLYAEINERRQHPDPERKDILSLLISARDEDGQAMTDEELCDQLTTLLFAGHDTTATAIAWAFYEIHKHPEIRDKLIQELNSLDDSQDAMSIFRLPYLTAVCNETLRMYPVNMLTTGRMVKSPVNLMGYELNPGTVLFGSIYLTHHREDIYPDPKQFKPERFLEKQFSPHEFLPFGSGTRRCIGEALAQMEMKLVLATVLSRYHLVLANEQPEQPQRRGITLAPGNGVKMVIQSERCQEQLLATTVR is encoded by the coding sequence ATGAACTTACCAAGTGGTCCCAAAACTTCTCAATGGTTACAGCAAGTGCAATGGGTAACCGATCCAATAGGTTATATGGAAACTGCACAAAAATGTTATGGCGATATTTTTACTACATCTGTTATTATTCCCAAACCTGTTGTCCTGATTAGCAATCCACAAGCACTCAAACAAGTATTGAACGATACTAAATATTTTACAGCCCCTGGTGAGTTAAGCGAAGCCATACTCCCGTTGTTTGGAAATTCCTCCGTGCTCATTCTCAATGGTGAGAAACATATGCGTCAACGCAGACTTTTAATGCCTCCATTTCACGGTGCGAGGATGCAAGCCTACGGACAGTTAATCTGTAATATTGCCGAGCAAGCCATGAAACAACAGGTTACGGGTAAAACTTTTTCTATCCGCTCTGTTATGCAAGACATTTCTTTACAAGTTATTATAGAAGCTGTTTTTGGTTTGCATGACAAAGAACGTGGAGAGCGATTTCGACAAGTCATACTTTCCCTGTTTAGTGATTTTCGAGCACCCTTAGCTGCTATCGCCTTGGTTTTCCCCTCCATGCAACAAGATTTAGGTTGGTGGAGTCCGTGGAGACAGTTTCGTCGTGTCCGTCAAAAAATTGATGAACTGCTTTATGCTGAAATCAACGAACGTCGTCAGCATCCAGATCCAGAGCGCAAAGATATTCTGAGCTTACTGATATCAGCTCGCGATGAAGATGGTCAAGCAATGACAGACGAAGAGTTATGCGATCAATTGACAACTTTGTTATTTGCCGGTCATGATACCACAGCAACTGCAATAGCTTGGGCATTTTACGAGATTCATAAACATCCCGAAATTCGTGACAAACTGATCCAAGAATTGAATAGTCTTGATGATTCACAAGACGCAATGAGCATTTTCCGATTACCCTATTTAACTGCTGTCTGCAATGAAACTTTACGAATGTACCCGGTGAATATGTTAACGACAGGAAGGATGGTTAAATCACCAGTAAATCTCATGGGTTATGAGTTGAACCCAGGGACTGTGTTATTTGGTTCTATTTACCTGACGCATCATCGCGAGGATATTTATCCAGATCCCAAACAATTTAAGCCAGAGCGTTTTTTAGAAAAGCAGTTCTCTCCCCATGAATTTTTGCCTTTTGGTAGTGGAACTCGACGCTGTATTGGTGAAGCTTTAGCACAAATGGAAATGAAGTTAGTGTTAGCAACTGTCTTGTCTCGCTATCATCTTGTACTAGCTAACGAGCAACCAGAGCAACCTCAGCGTCGAGGGATAACTCTAGCTCCTGGTAATGGGGTGAAAATGGTGATTCAGAGCGAGAGATGTCAAGAACAACTTCTTGCAACTACTGTTCGATAA
- a CDS encoding cytochrome P450, which produces MKLPNSPKTPHFLQQFQWFTNPVGYVEAAQKSYGDIFTTSVVLPRPIVLVSHPEALKQVLNDTHNLTAPGELSEAIRPLFGNDSVVILDGEKHMRQRKLLMPPFHGARMRSYGQLICDITENVMKQQIAGKTFSIRSAMQDISLQVIIEAVFGFRDKERGEQFRQLFLSLFSDFRAPLAAIAFVVPFLQRDLGWWSPWRHLLRVRQKIDELFDAEIEERRKYPDSDRVDVLNLLISARDEDDRPMTNQELSDQLTTLLFTGQDNTATAIAWALYWIHKQPGVRDKLLQELDSLGETKDPMSVFRLPYLTAVCNETLRMYPVTMLTSGRMVKLPVNIMGHQLEPGTPLFGCIYLTHHREDIYPDPKQFKPERFLEKQFSPYEFLPFGGGVRRCIGEALAQMEMKLVLATILSRYQLVLADKQPEKPQSRGLTLVPANGVRMVIQGQRGH; this is translated from the coding sequence ATGAAATTACCTAATAGTCCGAAAACTCCCCATTTCTTACAACAATTTCAATGGTTTACTAATCCTGTTGGTTATGTGGAAGCTGCACAGAAGAGTTATGGCGATATTTTTACGACATCAGTAGTACTTCCTAGACCGATTGTACTTGTTAGTCACCCAGAAGCACTTAAACAAGTGTTAAATGATACACATAACTTGACTGCTCCTGGTGAGTTAAGTGAAGCTATACGTCCATTATTCGGGAATGACTCAGTAGTTATTCTGGATGGTGAGAAACATATGCGTCAGCGCAAACTCTTAATGCCTCCATTTCATGGTGCAAGAATGCGAAGTTACGGACAGTTAATCTGTGATATTACTGAGAACGTAATGAAGCAACAAATTGCGGGCAAAACTTTTTCAATTCGCTCTGCTATGCAAGATATCTCTTTACAAGTCATCATAGAGGCTGTTTTTGGATTCCGTGACAAAGAGCGTGGAGAGCAATTTCGACAACTGTTTCTTTCTTTATTTAGCGATTTTCGAGCACCTTTAGCTGCGATCGCTTTCGTTGTTCCTTTCTTACAACGCGATTTAGGATGGTGGAGTCCATGGAGACATTTGCTTCGTGTCCGTCAGAAAATTGACGAACTGTTTGACGCTGAAATAGAAGAGCGCCGCAAGTACCCAGATAGCGATCGCGTAGATGTTCTAAACCTACTGATATCAGCCCGTGATGAAGACGATCGACCAATGACCAACCAGGAGTTGAGCGATCAGTTGACAACTCTTTTATTTACTGGTCAAGATAATACAGCAACTGCAATAGCATGGGCATTGTACTGGATTCACAAACAACCCGGAGTGCGCGACAAACTTCTCCAAGAATTGGATAGTCTTGGTGAAACAAAAGATCCCATGAGTGTTTTTAGATTGCCCTATTTGACTGCTGTTTGCAACGAAACTTTACGGATGTATCCTGTTACAATGTTAACCAGTGGAAGGATGGTAAAATTACCAGTCAATATCATGGGTCATCAACTTGAGCCAGGGACACCACTGTTTGGTTGTATTTATCTAACTCATCATCGCGAAGATATTTATCCAGATCCCAAACAATTTAAGCCAGAGCGCTTTTTGGAAAAACAATTCTCTCCCTATGAATTTTTACCCTTTGGTGGTGGAGTCCGGCGTTGTATCGGTGAAGCGCTAGCACAGATGGAAATGAAGTTAGTATTAGCGACAATCTTATCACGCTACCAACTTGTACTAGCTGATAAGCAACCAGAAAAACCTCAAAGTCGAGGATTAACCCTTGTCCCTGCAAATGGGGTAAGGATGGTAATTCAAGGTCAGCGTGGACATTAA
- a CDS encoding Uma2 family endonuclease, whose product MTFPTHLTPQSQLPIPVDETLPTMYDLPSDNPEEPGLPDEFHFFQPLLLMLTFLPPGWNPELVYSAIDLNLYYDVEHTLWYKRSDWFGVVGVQRLYQGQDLRLSYVTWQEKVNPTVVVELLSPGTEHEDLGETESEPDEPPTKWFVYEKILQVPYYVIFSRYTNKLQGFRLVDGEYQAMNLTDGRLLIPEIGLSLGLWEGSFRGISRLWLRWLTLNGELIPHPSEEAIAAKQEAQQAKQETQQAKQETQQAKQETQQAKQEIQQAKQEIQQAQQEADEAKRRAEKLTERLRQLGIDLDEVE is encoded by the coding sequence ATGACATTTCCAACTCACTTGACTCCTCAATCTCAACTGCCAATTCCTGTAGACGAAACACTACCGACAATGTACGATCTACCAAGTGACAATCCCGAGGAACCCGGTTTGCCAGACGAATTTCACTTCTTTCAGCCATTGCTACTAATGCTAACTTTTCTACCACCTGGTTGGAACCCAGAACTAGTTTACAGTGCGATTGACCTGAATCTCTACTACGATGTGGAGCATACTCTGTGGTATAAACGTTCCGATTGGTTTGGTGTCGTGGGAGTTCAAAGGTTATACCAAGGGCAAGATTTACGTTTAAGTTATGTGACTTGGCAAGAAAAAGTCAATCCCACTGTTGTAGTTGAGTTGTTATCTCCCGGTACGGAACACGAAGATTTGGGAGAAACTGAAAGTGAGCCAGATGAACCTCCTACCAAGTGGTTCGTGTATGAGAAGATTTTACAGGTTCCTTATTATGTAATCTTTAGTCGTTATACGAATAAACTACAAGGATTTCGCTTGGTAGATGGTGAGTATCAAGCGATGAATTTGACGGATGGACGCTTGCTGATACCAGAGATCGGTTTAAGTTTGGGATTGTGGGAGGGGTCATTTCGCGGGATATCACGATTATGGTTGCGATGGCTGACTTTGAATGGTGAATTAATCCCCCATCCTTCCGAAGAAGCAATTGCTGCTAAACAAGAAGCACAACAAGCTAAACAAGAAACACAACAAGCTAAACAAGAAACACAACAAGCTAAACAAGAAACACAACAAGCCAAACAAGAAATACAACAAGCCAAACAAGAAATACAACAAGCCCAACAAGAAGCAGATGAAGCAAAAAGAAGAGCAGAAAAATTAACAGAACGCTTGCGTCAGTTGGGCATAGATTTAGATGAAGTGGAGTAA
- a CDS encoding Uma2 family endonuclease, producing MTSPTRFIPQSQLPVPVDETLPTMYDLPSDNPEEPGLPDEFHLFQPLLLMLTFLPDGWNPELVYSAIDLNLYYDVEHTLWYKRPDWFGVVGVQRLYQGQDLRLSYVTWQEKVNPTVVVELLSPGTEDEDLGETESEPDEPPTKWFVYEKILQVPYYVIFSRYTNKLQGFRLVDGEYQVMNLTDGRLLIPELGLSLGLWEGSFRGIPRLWLRWLTLNGELIPHPSEEAIAAKQEAQQAKQETQQAKQETQQAKQEADEAKRRAEKLTERLRQLGIDLDKVE from the coding sequence ATGACATCTCCAACTCGCTTTATTCCTCAATCTCAACTGCCAGTTCCTGTAGACGAAACACTACCGACAATGTACGATCTACCAAGTGACAATCCAGAGGAACCCGGTTTGCCAGACGAATTTCACTTATTTCAGCCATTGCTATTAATGTTAACTTTTCTACCAGATGGTTGGAACCCAGAACTAGTTTACAGTGCGATTGACCTGAATCTCTACTACGATGTGGAGCATACTCTGTGGTATAAACGTCCCGATTGGTTTGGTGTGGTGGGAGTTCAAAGGTTATATCAAGGGCAAGATTTACGTTTAAGTTATGTGACTTGGCAAGAAAAAGTCAATCCCACTGTTGTAGTTGAGTTGTTATCTCCCGGTACGGAAGACGAAGATTTGGGAGAAACTGAAAGTGAGCCAGATGAACCTCCTACCAAGTGGTTCGTGTATGAGAAGATTTTACAGGTTCCTTATTATGTAATCTTTAGTCGTTATACGAATAAACTACAAGGATTTCGCTTGGTAGATGGTGAGTATCAAGTCATGAATTTGACGGATGGACGCTTGCTGATACCAGAGCTGGGTTTAAGTTTGGGATTGTGGGAGGGGTCATTTCGCGGGATACCACGATTATGGTTGCGATGGCTGACTTTGAATGGTGAATTAATCCCCCATCCTTCCGAAGAAGCAATTGCTGCTAAACAAGAAGCACAACAAGCTAAACAAGAAACACAACAAGCTAAACAAGAAACACAACAAGCTAAACAAGAAGCAGATGAAGCAAAAAGAAGAGCAGAAAAATTAACAGAACGCTTGCGTCAGTTGGGCATAGATTTAGATAAAGTGGAGTAA